A region from the Wansuia hejianensis genome encodes:
- a CDS encoding Na+/H+ antiporter NhaC family protein, translating into MTTAESVQSSFWALVPPIIAIALALITKEVYSSLFIGILVGALLYSGFNFEGTITHVFQDGIISVLSDSWNVGILIFLVILGTMVSLMNKAGGSAAFGRWASTKIKSRVGAQLATIALGVLIFIDDYFNCLTVGSVMRPVTDKHQVSRAKLAYLIDATAAPVCIIAPISSWAAAVSGFVEGEDGLSLFINAIPFNFYALLTIVMMVGLVLMKADFGPMGVHERNAMKGDLYTTPDRPYEGTGSEQISSKGKVIDLLLPIITLIICCVIGMLYTGGFFSGAGFVEAFAGSDASVGLVLGSFFALVITLVFYMVRRVMSFNDCMGCIPEGFKAMVPAILILTFAWSLKAMTDSLGAAEYVAGVVRASAGGFMNFLPAIIFLIACGLAFATGTSWGTFGILIPIVVAAFQQSSYQMMIISISACMAGAVCGDHCSPISDTTIMASAGAQCNHVNHVSTQLPYAVLVALISFVTYIVAGFTKSALISLPFGIILTLAVLFLFRLLAKHKINRPAEAGK; encoded by the coding sequence ATGACGACTGCTGAAAGCGTCCAGTCATCTTTTTGGGCGCTTGTGCCGCCGATTATCGCCATTGCCCTGGCGCTGATCACGAAAGAGGTGTACAGTTCTCTGTTCATCGGCATATTGGTAGGTGCGCTTCTGTATTCCGGGTTTAACTTTGAGGGAACAATTACTCATGTATTCCAGGATGGAATCATCAGCGTACTGTCAGATAGCTGGAATGTGGGCATCCTGATCTTCCTGGTCATCCTGGGAACGATGGTGTCACTGATGAATAAGGCGGGAGGTTCGGCAGCCTTCGGGCGGTGGGCGTCCACGAAGATCAAGAGCAGAGTCGGCGCGCAGCTTGCCACAATTGCGCTGGGTGTCCTGATCTTTATTGATGATTATTTCAACTGTCTGACTGTGGGAAGCGTCATGCGCCCTGTTACGGACAAGCACCAGGTGTCGAGGGCGAAGCTGGCTTACCTGATTGATGCGACTGCCGCGCCGGTCTGCATCATCGCCCCCATTTCTTCCTGGGCGGCGGCAGTGTCAGGCTTTGTGGAGGGAGAGGACGGGCTTTCTCTGTTCATCAATGCCATCCCGTTTAATTTCTATGCGTTGCTGACAATCGTCATGATGGTAGGGTTGGTCCTCATGAAAGCTGATTTTGGCCCTATGGGCGTCCATGAGAGGAACGCCATGAAGGGAGATCTGTATACGACTCCAGACCGTCCCTATGAGGGAACAGGCTCAGAGCAGATAAGCAGCAAGGGAAAAGTTATAGATCTGTTGCTGCCGATCATAACATTAATTATCTGCTGTGTAATTGGCATGCTGTATACCGGCGGCTTTTTCTCAGGCGCAGGCTTTGTGGAAGCCTTTGCAGGAAGCGATGCCTCTGTGGGGCTGGTTCTTGGTTCGTTCTTCGCGCTGGTGATCACTCTGGTGTTCTACATGGTGCGCCGGGTTATGAGCTTTAATGACTGCATGGGATGTATACCTGAAGGCTTCAAGGCTATGGTTCCGGCCATTCTGATTCTGACCTTTGCGTGGAGCCTGAAAGCGATGACCGACAGCCTGGGCGCCGCGGAATATGTGGCTGGCGTTGTGAGAGCTTCGGCGGGCGGATTTATGAACTTCCTTCCGGCGATCATTTTCCTGATTGCCTGCGGGCTGGCATTTGCCACCGGAACGTCCTGGGGGACTTTCGGGATACTGATCCCCATCGTTGTTGCGGCATTCCAGCAGAGCAGCTATCAGATGATGATTATCTCCATCTCCGCCTGCATGGCAGGGGCTGTATGCGGCGACCATTGCTCACCTATTTCGGATACGACCATTATGGCGTCGGCAGGCGCGCAGTGCAACCATGTAAACCATGTGTCAACACAGCTGCCCTATGCAGTTCTGGTGGCGCTGATCTCTTTCGTCACATATATTGTTGCAGGGTTTACCAAGAGTGCCTTGATCTCTCTGCCGTTTGGGATTATACTGACGTTAGCAGTCCTGTTCCTGTTCCGGCTGCTGGCGAAGCATAAAATAAACCGGCCGGCGGAAGCGGGGAAATAA
- a CDS encoding PucR family transcriptional regulator gives MKLSSEIIVEYLKDDFTFSAAGKITKALTYTRPVFWEESTVPSDGSVYLVEQCIPEPASAVQTHCILVTIGDSLRGWAGACDLVLTFKKGTSFSRMANALHQIFTLYDEWDKELSSILNRNGQITELLDCTQKVTPNPIMVHNPAFEIISYSSIIDSNPDIGYLIDRDRNKETYNAFQLDREFKSTFSQTKPAFFPETVSGTKSLYQNLFNHGKFIGRIVIMGALEDFHRRDLQILQHLTPYIQTILSHEQYGRLEGETYSLNQLIGRILKGDVTEDSYIRQSMAAFGWQNNHHYFCSVFLADPIDVQNHTIASICRRLENQVPASCVVEHSNQIVMFVNLDLNRNTLRDVVHSYTELVRDSNLKAGISKSYEGFHLSFQLLEKQASIALSLGQRYFPERWIHHFNDISNRYQLELLVSELPTEMICSPEILKMYQYDQENNTEYYLTLKTYLENNMQPVVTASRLFVHRTTLMYRLNKINQLFHIDISTAYNRLFLQVSMLLLDQMLLNG, from the coding sequence ATGAAGTTAAGCAGCGAAATAATTGTAGAATATTTAAAAGATGATTTTACCTTTTCGGCGGCTGGCAAGATCACCAAAGCCCTGACCTACACACGGCCCGTTTTCTGGGAGGAATCCACCGTCCCCTCAGACGGGTCTGTTTACCTGGTAGAACAGTGTATCCCGGAACCGGCTTCGGCCGTACAGACCCACTGTATCCTGGTCACCATCGGAGACTCCCTGCGCGGCTGGGCCGGAGCCTGCGACCTGGTTCTGACATTTAAAAAAGGGACCTCCTTCAGCCGTATGGCCAATGCCCTTCATCAGATTTTTACACTGTATGATGAATGGGACAAGGAGCTCTCTTCCATATTAAACAGGAACGGGCAGATCACAGAGCTGCTGGACTGCACTCAGAAGGTGACACCCAATCCTATTATGGTGCATAACCCTGCCTTTGAGATCATTTCCTATTCCAGCATTATAGATTCTAATCCGGACATCGGCTATCTGATCGACCGCGACCGCAACAAAGAGACTTACAATGCCTTTCAGCTGGACAGGGAGTTTAAGTCCACCTTTTCCCAGACCAAACCGGCCTTTTTTCCGGAAACAGTCAGCGGTACCAAATCCCTGTACCAGAACCTGTTTAACCATGGGAAATTTATTGGACGCATCGTCATCATGGGAGCTCTGGAAGACTTCCACAGGCGTGACCTGCAGATTTTACAGCACCTGACCCCTTACATCCAGACGATTCTGTCCCATGAACAGTACGGTCGGCTGGAGGGGGAAACCTACAGCCTGAATCAGCTGATCGGGCGCATCCTGAAGGGCGACGTCACAGAGGATTCATATATCCGACAGTCAATGGCCGCCTTCGGCTGGCAGAACAATCACCACTATTTCTGTTCTGTATTTCTGGCCGATCCCATAGATGTCCAGAACCATACGATCGCCTCCATCTGCCGCCGTCTGGAAAACCAGGTGCCGGCGTCCTGCGTGGTGGAGCACAGCAACCAGATCGTCATGTTCGTCAATCTGGATCTGAACCGGAATACTCTTCGGGACGTGGTCCACTCTTACACAGAACTGGTCCGTGACAGCAACCTAAAGGCAGGTATCAGCAAATCTTATGAGGGCTTTCACCTGAGCTTTCAGCTCCTGGAGAAGCAGGCCAGCATCGCTCTGAGCCTGGGCCAGCGCTACTTCCCGGAACGCTGGATTCATCATTTTAATGATATTTCCAACCGCTACCAGCTGGAGCTTCTGGTCAGCGAACTTCCCACAGAGATGATCTGCTCCCCGGAGATTCTGAAGATGTATCAGTATGACCAGGAGAACAACACCGAATACTACCTGACCCTTAAAACCTACCTGGAAAACAACATGCAGCCGGTAGTAACCGCTTCCCGTCTCTTCGTCCACCGGACTACCCTGATGTACCGCCTGAATAAGATCAACCAGCTGTTCCACATCGATATCTCCACAGCATACAACAGGCTGTTCCTGCAAGTATCCATGCTGCTTCTGGACCAGATGCTGCTCAACGGCTAA
- a CDS encoding LysR family transcriptional regulator encodes MRHVDFYDFNFSQIQMFLTLADTLSYTKTAEIFGVTQPTISRNIYKLEVSLGLQLFIRDTSKVILTPAGKSLYEDMVKLVHGITAAFQKAGTIQTGKKDVVIVAASSFWDPTAWLYPSIDYFHEKHPNIDVELICPKAKEGQSKLMNYECDVVLNTEYEEKFYADKPEMVNQVIIRAPFAVTMLKSNPLSSRKSVSLEDIKSLKLLMPGENVAPSFVDAVLSMYRKAGIKPLVDSYVNSADELYYRLRTNEEVYIADKYSRDRLDSRMVLVDLENSRNDILLKYRRDDMPDAGSLLFVNAIREWLEKNLN; translated from the coding sequence ATGAGGCATGTAGACTTCTATGATTTTAATTTTTCACAGATACAAATGTTCCTGACGCTGGCGGATACGCTGAGTTACACCAAGACGGCTGAAATCTTTGGCGTAACTCAGCCCACCATCAGCCGGAATATCTATAAGCTTGAGGTTTCCCTGGGGCTGCAGCTGTTCATCCGAGATACGTCAAAGGTGATCCTGACGCCTGCGGGGAAGAGCCTCTATGAAGACATGGTAAAGCTCGTTCACGGGATCACAGCCGCCTTTCAGAAAGCAGGCACGATCCAGACCGGCAAAAAGGACGTGGTGATCGTGGCTGCGTCCAGCTTCTGGGACCCGACCGCATGGCTGTATCCCAGCATTGATTATTTCCATGAAAAACATCCGAATATCGACGTGGAGCTGATCTGTCCCAAGGCAAAGGAAGGCCAGTCTAAGCTGATGAACTATGAATGTGATGTGGTCCTGAACACAGAATACGAAGAAAAATTCTACGCGGACAAACCGGAAATGGTCAACCAGGTCATCATCCGGGCTCCCTTCGCCGTAACAATGCTGAAAAGCAACCCTCTGAGCAGCAGAAAAAGCGTCAGCCTGGAAGATATCAAGTCCCTGAAGCTCCTGATGCCTGGAGAGAACGTGGCGCCCTCTTTTGTGGACGCGGTGCTGTCCATGTACCGGAAGGCGGGGATCAAGCCCCTGGTGGATTCCTATGTCAACAGCGCCGATGAACTCTATTACCGGCTGAGGACCAACGAGGAGGTATATATCGCGGACAAATACAGCCGTGACCGCCTGGACAGCCGGATGGTGCTGGTGGACCTGGAGAATTCCAGGAACGATATTCTTCTCAAATATCGCAGAGACGACATGCCGGATGCGGGAAGCCTGCTGTTCGTAAACGCGATCAGGGAGTGGCTGGAAAAAAATCTTAATTAG
- a CDS encoding MFS transporter, which yields MGNKGQKQEGRLSAFQYTAYAFGDLGYQMVYYWVVSFTMIYCTDVFGLSAAAVSVVMLIARLYDAVNNPFLGSMIDKTKSKMGRYRPWILIGGIGLAISTCLLFWAHPDWPAGAKNFYVGAMYILVATFATIFYMAYMALNGCISADPMVRARASSYRVVLNNFGIFILAFLAPAALSYFGKGSANNSYLFSILICSVIGIPCILMTAFGTKEVIQPTATQEKISMKSQLHALKNNKPMILIFVAMTTHGISMNARLAMATFYCTYFAGGLSTFTVYNSINSIMAMVGAFTAPFVYRLFRDKGKAARYIMYASAAAMAAQYFFPAPGIAFYGLTFVSGYGLGAFSTLAFSMIPDASDYTQYKHNIRIDGFLAAFATFGFEAGGAIATTLVGFALDAFGYVPNAVQTPGVLNLMNILMTFGPALMTLTAGLFLIRYKLNDKLHKEIMGELGKAV from the coding sequence ATGGGAAATAAAGGACAAAAACAGGAAGGGCGGCTGTCTGCTTTTCAATACACCGCCTATGCATTCGGAGACCTGGGCTATCAGATGGTGTATTACTGGGTGGTATCCTTTACTATGATTTATTGTACTGATGTGTTCGGCCTGTCGGCGGCAGCCGTATCTGTCGTCATGCTGATCGCCAGGCTGTATGATGCGGTAAATAACCCGTTTCTGGGTTCCATGATTGATAAAACTAAAAGTAAGATGGGCAGATACCGTCCCTGGATACTGATTGGAGGAATTGGCCTGGCTATCAGCACCTGCCTGCTGTTCTGGGCTCATCCCGACTGGCCGGCGGGGGCGAAGAATTTCTATGTGGGAGCTATGTACATACTGGTTGCAACGTTTGCCACAATTTTCTATATGGCCTATATGGCTCTGAATGGCTGTATATCCGCCGATCCGATGGTGCGTGCCCGCGCTTCCAGCTACCGGGTAGTGCTGAATAACTTCGGGATTTTCATACTCGCGTTTCTGGCTCCGGCGGCGCTGTCCTATTTTGGGAAGGGTTCAGCGAACAACAGCTACCTGTTCAGCATCCTGATCTGTTCTGTAATTGGAATTCCCTGCATCCTGATGACGGCCTTCGGCACGAAAGAAGTCATCCAGCCCACCGCCACCCAGGAAAAGATTTCTATGAAATCACAGCTGCATGCGCTGAAAAACAATAAGCCCATGATACTGATCTTCGTGGCGATGACCACCCACGGAATTTCCATGAATGCCCGGCTCGCCATGGCCACCTTTTACTGTACTTATTTCGCGGGTGGACTTTCGACCTTTACGGTGTATAATAGTATCAACTCTATCATGGCGATGGTGGGGGCGTTTACGGCTCCCTTTGTCTACCGGCTGTTCAGGGACAAGGGGAAGGCGGCGAGATATATTATGTATGCCAGCGCGGCGGCGATGGCGGCGCAATATTTCTTCCCGGCTCCGGGAATCGCTTTCTATGGCCTGACCTTTGTCAGCGGCTATGGGCTGGGAGCATTTTCCACGCTGGCTTTCAGCATGATTCCGGACGCTTCGGACTATACTCAGTATAAGCATAATATCCGGATTGACGGGTTCCTGGCAGCATTCGCAACCTTTGGATTCGAGGCGGGCGGCGCGATCGCCACAACGCTGGTCGGCTTTGCCCTGGATGCTTTCGGTTATGTGCCGAATGCTGTCCAGACTCCTGGAGTGCTGAATCTGATGAACATTCTGATGACCTTCGGACCTGCACTGATGACGCTTACGGCGGGGCTGTTCCTGATCCGGTATAAGCTGAATGACAAGCTTCATAAGGAAATTATGGGGGAATTGGGGAAGGCAGTGTGA
- a CDS encoding uroporphyrinogen decarboxylase family protein, producing the protein MTARENYLTAARGGKPERVPVFPGDCNVFMPDFWMERDPVTGVDFCNIKWVKNDVGEMPMPGWKAMEEPSQWRDVVKFPDPSQMDWEGMSRRFEESKDPDKVNIAMLNTNGIFLIPVNMMGWEDALCAVCEEPEEMEAFASAIADFLVEVAGYIGKWIHPDIVFTGDDFAAAGGPFLAKEVFRTLYKPHLKRINDAIHSIGALAEFHCCGNCQFLIREFLDCGADICQLPEPNDQLLADKRELGNRLVLTGGWDRHGPGCAPFASEETVRESVRTAIDTYGKDGALIFWDGGICGTSEDSQNKIRWVLDEVEKYGGNYYKSPGRQPG; encoded by the coding sequence ATGACAGCGAGAGAGAATTATTTAACAGCGGCCCGCGGAGGAAAGCCGGAGCGGGTTCCGGTATTTCCGGGAGACTGTAATGTATTCATGCCGGATTTTTGGATGGAGAGAGATCCGGTGACCGGTGTGGATTTCTGTAATATAAAGTGGGTAAAAAATGATGTGGGAGAAATGCCCATGCCAGGCTGGAAAGCGATGGAAGAGCCGTCTCAGTGGCGCGATGTGGTGAAATTCCCGGACCCGTCCCAGATGGACTGGGAAGGCATGTCCAGGCGGTTTGAGGAAAGCAAAGATCCCGACAAGGTGAACATCGCCATGCTGAACACCAACGGCATATTTCTGATCCCGGTAAACATGATGGGCTGGGAGGACGCCCTGTGTGCGGTCTGCGAGGAGCCGGAGGAAATGGAAGCATTTGCGTCTGCTATAGCAGATTTTCTTGTGGAAGTCGCAGGCTATATCGGTAAATGGATCCATCCGGATATTGTATTCACCGGTGATGATTTTGCGGCAGCAGGCGGTCCTTTTCTGGCGAAGGAGGTTTTCCGCACACTCTATAAACCGCATCTGAAGAGGATTAACGACGCGATTCACAGCATCGGGGCATTGGCGGAATTCCACTGTTGCGGGAACTGTCAGTTTCTGATCCGGGAATTCCTGGACTGTGGAGCGGATATCTGTCAGCTTCCGGAGCCCAATGACCAGCTTCTGGCGGATAAGAGGGAGCTGGGGAACCGTCTGGTCCTCACCGGAGGCTGGGACCGTCACGGGCCTGGCTGCGCGCCCTTCGCTTCAGAGGAAACCGTGCGCGAATCAGTGAGAACGGCCATTGATACCTATGGGAAAGACGGCGCACTGATCTTCTGGGACGGCGGAATATGCGGGACCAGTGAGGACTCTCAGAACAAAATACGCTGGGTATTAGACGAAGTAGAAAAATACGGAGGCAATTATTATAAAAGCCCCGGACGGCAGCCGGGCTGA
- a CDS encoding uroporphyrinogen decarboxylase family protein produces MTAKENLYRYYHHQTFEVMPLFGEGEHSFYPVNGFLERPPMNGGGKDWFGCEWIYSELAGAPAPSMEHYVLDDICNWREKVIFPDLDAWDWKKAMEEDQVAAADREHQVVNLVICTGIFERLHTLMGFEESLMAMITDPEEVEAFFDRMTEYKIELIEKLHQYYNPDVITFHDDWGTQKAMFFSPELWRQLLKPRMKKIVDKAHECGIAFLQHSCGKMDEIIPDICEIGVDVFQCMDINDIGAALEKTGDKMCYQVSVHSQLFESMDKSGQLTEEIVREMVHKEFMEWGATGKYDPLVFPPQTWYEKVVMDEFLKCREELRGTYK; encoded by the coding sequence ATGACAGCTAAGGAAAATTTATACCGGTATTATCATCATCAGACCTTTGAGGTAATGCCTCTGTTTGGAGAGGGAGAGCACAGCTTTTACCCGGTAAACGGCTTCCTGGAAAGGCCGCCTATGAACGGGGGAGGAAAGGACTGGTTCGGTTGTGAATGGATTTACAGTGAACTGGCCGGGGCGCCGGCGCCTTCTATGGAGCATTATGTGCTTGACGATATCTGTAACTGGCGGGAGAAGGTGATCTTTCCCGACCTGGACGCCTGGGACTGGAAAAAGGCCATGGAAGAAGATCAGGTGGCCGCGGCAGACAGGGAACATCAAGTGGTGAATCTGGTGATCTGCACAGGCATTTTTGAACGTCTCCACACGCTGATGGGCTTTGAAGAGAGCCTGATGGCGATGATTACAGACCCGGAGGAGGTGGAGGCCTTTTTCGACAGAATGACAGAATACAAGATCGAGCTGATTGAAAAGCTCCATCAGTATTACAATCCGGATGTGATAACCTTCCACGATGACTGGGGAACCCAGAAGGCCATGTTCTTCTCACCGGAACTGTGGAGACAGCTTCTGAAGCCCCGCATGAAGAAGATTGTGGATAAAGCCCATGAGTGTGGAATCGCATTCCTGCAGCATTCCTGCGGTAAGATGGATGAAATCATACCGGATATCTGCGAAATCGGAGTGGACGTGTTCCAGTGCATGGACATCAACGATATCGGCGCGGCTCTGGAAAAAACCGGGGATAAGATGTGCTATCAGGTTTCCGTTCACAGCCAGCTCTTTGAATCCATGGATAAATCAGGACAGCTCACCGAAGAGATTGTCAGAGAGATGGTACACAAGGAATTCATGGAGTGGGGTGCTACCGGAAAATATGACCCGCTGGTATTCCCGCCCCAGACCTGGTATGAGAAGGTGGTCATGGATGAATTCCTGAAGTGCCGTGAGGAGCTGAGAGGCACGTATAAATAA